The following are encoded in a window of Flavobacteriales bacterium genomic DNA:
- a CDS encoding T9SS type A sorting domain-containing protein has protein sequence MRWPLASAPEHLVSMHTETVSIIYGSTVFGTVALEQLDPATGDTWQSCILSDSVSVGAAVVSPVGIAYFSGSFMGDALAFCDGSQLAGLGGAFTVNHFVMAWNLNTGQPLWSRNLDLDFPDILEPAALAVDPEGNLWYSAMEFSQGHIVRVDFFGEDVEVRTIDGIRRFGTISFDPWGGLYVSGSCENGTLTFGGQDFPVASAEGYNMFVLRYRPDGTAGFAEFGTDVTFTDPTVVATSDGHAYLAGQLHLDGEVWPGLQFEGMDWGSDVFIAMLDSTGQFHWGRETHSSGGGITGDIERAQGPCIAVDAGHNVYFTGVTRGSVEWTTGVVSGGPVITDRRLTVVAFDPDGSPQWAASSGPSTWFVTGQSITASAEADAVHFVSHVSGELTFGPFTVNSDSVQAAVFGRISVLSMGLGDTLAQGAMQVWPNPAANMLYAELDGTTVVTAELLNSAGQRVRIITLAPGRNSIDVAALSAGLYLLRTARGDAVRVVVE, from the coding sequence TTGAGATGGCCTCTCGCCTCGGCACCTGAGCATCTGGTGAGCATGCATACGGAGACCGTTTCGATCATATACGGCAGTACCGTCTTCGGTACGGTCGCGCTGGAGCAGCTTGATCCGGCCACGGGCGATACGTGGCAGTCGTGCATCCTGTCCGACTCCGTTTCCGTGGGTGCAGCAGTGGTGAGCCCTGTCGGTATCGCTTATTTCTCCGGAAGCTTCATGGGCGATGCACTGGCGTTCTGCGATGGATCCCAGTTGGCCGGTCTCGGTGGCGCCTTCACGGTGAACCACTTCGTGATGGCCTGGAACCTCAATACCGGCCAGCCGCTTTGGAGCCGCAACCTGGACCTGGACTTCCCGGACATCCTGGAACCGGCCGCCCTGGCCGTGGACCCCGAAGGCAACCTGTGGTACAGCGCCATGGAATTCAGCCAGGGCCACATTGTGCGGGTTGATTTCTTCGGCGAGGATGTTGAGGTGCGCACGATAGATGGCATCCGGCGCTTCGGCACCATCAGCTTCGACCCCTGGGGTGGACTATACGTGAGTGGTTCCTGCGAGAATGGTACGCTCACGTTCGGCGGCCAGGACTTTCCGGTGGCAAGCGCCGAGGGCTACAACATGTTCGTGTTGCGCTACCGGCCGGATGGCACGGCCGGTTTCGCTGAATTCGGGACGGATGTCACCTTCACCGATCCCACTGTTGTCGCCACGAGCGATGGACACGCATACCTGGCGGGTCAACTCCACCTGGACGGCGAAGTGTGGCCCGGCCTGCAATTCGAAGGCATGGACTGGGGATCGGATGTGTTCATCGCCATGCTCGATAGCACGGGCCAGTTCCATTGGGGCCGGGAAACACACTCATCCGGAGGGGGCATCACCGGGGATATCGAACGCGCACAGGGTCCCTGCATCGCGGTGGATGCGGGCCACAACGTCTACTTCACCGGTGTAACACGAGGCTCGGTGGAGTGGACCACCGGCGTGGTCAGTGGCGGGCCGGTGATCACCGATCGCCGCCTCACGGTGGTGGCCTTCGATCCGGATGGTAGCCCGCAGTGGGCGGCCAGCAGTGGTCCCAGCACCTGGTTCGTTACCGGGCAGTCCATCACGGCCAGTGCCGAAGCAGATGCTGTCCACTTCGTTTCACATGTCTCCGGCGAGCTCACGTTCGGGCCGTTCACCGTGAACAGCGACAGTGTGCAGGCTGCGGTCTTCGGGCGCATCAGTGTGCTATCCATGGGTTTGGGGGATACGCTTGCACAGGGAGCGATGCAGGTATGGCCGAACCCGGCTGCCAATATGCTCTACGCGGAACTGGATGGAACAACGGTGGTGACTGCCGAATTGCTTAACAGTGCAGGTCAGCGGGTGCGGATCATCACCTTGGCCCCCGGACGTAATAGCATCGATGTGGCCGCGCTTTCGGCGGGACTTTATCTCCTGCGTACGGCGAGGGGGGATGCGGTAAGGGTGGTGGTGGAGTAG
- a CDS encoding transposase, giving the protein MDCTDAQWEAVKDLLSPIQERTETRGRKPLDAREVFNGVLWICRTGARWQDLPPRYPPYQSCHRYFQRWCQQGVWDKVLWALAQDLKRRGKIDITECFIDGTFSSAKKGGSISARLSEVKAPRSWSSQTLLVFLSPYGPSEPAPTK; this is encoded by the coding sequence ATGGACTGCACGGACGCCCAGTGGGAAGCGGTCAAGGACCTGCTCTCACCTATTCAAGAGAGGACCGAGACGCGTGGCAGGAAGCCACTGGATGCTCGGGAGGTGTTCAATGGGGTATTATGGATCTGCCGGACAGGAGCCAGATGGCAGGATCTTCCACCGCGCTACCCTCCTTACCAGTCGTGCCATCGGTACTTCCAGCGCTGGTGTCAGCAGGGCGTATGGGACAAGGTGCTGTGGGCCTTGGCGCAGGACCTCAAACGAAGAGGGAAGATCGACATCACAGAATGCTTCATCGATGGCACCTTCTCCAGTGCCAAAAAAGGGGGCTCCATATCGGCCCGACTAAGCGAGGTAAAGGCACCAAGATCATGGTCGTCACAGACGCTGCTGGTCTTCCTATCGCCGTACGGACCTTCGGAGCCAGCACCCACGAAGTGA
- a CDS encoding IS5 family transposase: MVVTDAAGLPIAVRTFGASTHEVKLVTQTLAARFMEELPQVLIGDKAYDSDQLDRKLKRRKVRMIAPNRAGRSKSQDGRELRRYKRRWKVERCFAWLNNFRRTVVRYEYHSINFLGFVQLACAMILMRKLF; encoded by the coding sequence ATGGTCGTCACAGACGCTGCTGGTCTTCCTATCGCCGTACGGACCTTCGGAGCCAGCACCCACGAAGTGAAGCTCGTGACCCAAACGCTGGCCGCGCGTTTCATGGAAGAATTGCCCCAAGTGCTCATCGGCGACAAGGCCTACGATAGCGATCAGCTCGATCGCAAGCTCAAGCGCAGGAAGGTCCGCATGATCGCACCGAACCGCGCAGGGCGTTCAAAATCCCAAGATGGAAGGGAGCTTCGCAGATACAAGCGGAGATGGAAGGTGGAGCGATGCTTCGCCTGGCTCAACAACTTCAGGCGTACTGTGGTCCGCTACGAGTATCACAGCATCAACTTCCTGGGCTTCGTCCAGCTCGCTTGTGCCATGATCCTCATGCGCAAACTATTTTGA
- a CDS encoding ABC transporter ATP-binding protein, whose translation MELTITGLSKTYGNGVKALDNVSLHIPTGMFGLLGPNGAGKSTLMRILATLQEADSGTAMLGTIDVLNDKEAVRKVLGYLPQEFGVYPRVSAYEMLDHIALLKGVVDKGPRKELVEALLQRVNLWEHRKRRISGFSGGMKQRFGIAQSLIGDPKLIIVDEPTAGLDPGERNRFYNLLTEIGENVVVILSTHIVQDVQELCNNMAIINLGKLLYAGPPNDALKAMKGKVWEKAIGKHELEQYATTHTLISNKLVAGRPIIHVMSEGVPGDGFVSAEPSLEDVFFGAIHRSNRETAAA comes from the coding sequence ATGGAACTCACCATCACCGGCCTTAGCAAAACCTACGGCAACGGCGTGAAAGCGCTGGACAACGTCAGCCTGCACATCCCCACCGGCATGTTCGGCCTGCTGGGCCCCAACGGCGCCGGCAAGAGCACGCTGATGCGCATCCTGGCCACCTTGCAGGAGGCAGACAGCGGCACGGCCATGCTCGGCACGATCGATGTGCTCAACGACAAGGAAGCCGTACGCAAAGTGCTGGGCTACCTGCCACAGGAATTCGGGGTATACCCGCGGGTGAGCGCCTACGAGATGCTGGACCACATCGCGCTGCTGAAAGGCGTTGTGGACAAGGGCCCGCGCAAGGAACTGGTGGAGGCTCTGCTGCAACGCGTGAACCTATGGGAACATCGCAAACGACGGATCAGCGGTTTCAGTGGTGGTATGAAGCAGCGCTTCGGCATCGCGCAATCGCTCATCGGTGATCCCAAACTGATCATCGTGGACGAGCCCACGGCCGGCCTCGACCCCGGCGAGCGCAACCGCTTCTACAACCTGCTCACCGAGATCGGCGAGAACGTGGTGGTGATCCTCAGCACCCACATCGTGCAGGACGTGCAGGAACTCTGCAACAACATGGCGATCATCAACCTGGGCAAGCTGCTGTATGCCGGTCCGCCGAACGATGCGCTGAAGGCCATGAAGGGCAAAGTGTGGGAGAAGGCCATTGGCAAACATGAACTTGAGCAGTACGCCACCACGCACACATTGATCAGCAACAAGTTGGTGGCCGGACGGCCGATCATCCACGTGATGAGCGAAGGTGTGCCGGGGGACGGATTTGTGAGCGCCGAGCCCAGCCTGGAGGATGTGTTCTTCGGAGCCATCCACCGCAGCAACCGCGAAACCGCAGCAGCATGA
- a CDS encoding ABC transporter permease yields MILRFFLFEVRYWLRQPMAYIFIALIAFLTGAAVVSDNVQIGMAVGNVLKNAPYLVYLWYATWSTLGLLLVTAFVNATAIRDFTSNTAQIVFSTPVSKASYLIGKFLGSTFVALLPMLGVSLGIVVGSWWPGIDEVRVGPNLMVHHLQAILLFAIPNVLFCACIIFAVAVLLRSTMAAFITAIALLVGFSIAGAFTSDLENEYIGAMVDPFGGSAFEMATKYWTVEDKNTQVLPAAGVMLWNRLLWIAVSVGVFLFGFWRFSFTDRVQKAKTAEVDGNGQSSYAHVPLPKVAQRFDARARRRWFTSLYWGDVKGILKSTPFILIMSLGLVQLFVSLAFVTELYGNTTYPVTYNVADAIQGGLFIYLIIIVTFYAGQLIWKERDPRIDGITNALPMATGTGLLAKFAALVTVIVVVMCFATLAGMVTQLLNGYTRLQPMVYLTYLIIPTTLGFAFFAAMAMFVHVVVNNKYLGYFVFILLVVLNIFGWSALDVESNLVRLSGSSGLTYSDMNGFGPYLPGWLFFRSYWMVFAAILLFAAWLFLVRGNDTAMHWRWHNAKQRFAIAKLPGIAMVLLFGAMAALGYYNTKVLNEYTTSDEQEQQQVDYEKQYKRFQGMEQPHYTAVEFTIDLEPENRAMRYTAAITLRNKSERPIDTLYLSLPERMHRNPSGLQVEIPGATVVLDDDFMKQRMYRLSPPLAPGADLRLTVKGGYAAKGFENRVSFTGIVQNGSFFNNMDLLPVIGYQADFELKDKNDRKKYELPPNRRTPLLTEDPDQRRHNYLVRHSDWVEVSTTISTAPDQIAIAPGSLVKEWTDNGRRFFRYEVDHPSLNFYSFMSARYEVAREKLGDVDIEVYYHKDHGVNVPRMLNSMKRTIAYAGERFGPYRHKQARIIEFPRYASFAQAFPGTMPYSEAIGFITDLRKPEDIDPVFYVVAHEVGHQWWAHQVIGAVMQGATLLSESMAQYTALMVMEQEYGRPHMRKFMKYEADKYQNARGSEAIGESPLLTVENQGYIHYNKGSVMLYGLREFLGEEVLNQAFAHMVDSFGYAEPPYPTSLDMYRAMRSITPDSLLYLLDDNIKHITLYNNAVQEARASMNTDSSWTVEVLITAAKMHSDSLGMETEAPMNDWMDVAVMPKMRFGKDKEMNDIPLARQRLKLRTGENRITFQVKERPGSVVIDPDHLFFDRLPADNRKKVEVADAGT; encoded by the coding sequence ATGATCCTCCGCTTCTTCCTCTTCGAGGTGCGCTACTGGCTCCGCCAGCCCATGGCGTACATCTTCATCGCGCTGATCGCCTTCCTCACAGGTGCGGCCGTGGTGAGCGACAACGTGCAGATCGGCATGGCCGTGGGCAACGTGTTGAAGAACGCGCCCTACCTCGTGTACCTCTGGTACGCCACCTGGAGCACACTGGGCCTGCTGCTGGTCACCGCCTTCGTGAACGCCACGGCCATCCGGGACTTCACCAGCAACACGGCTCAGATCGTCTTCAGCACGCCGGTATCGAAGGCCAGCTACCTCATCGGCAAATTCCTGGGCAGCACCTTCGTGGCATTGCTCCCCATGCTGGGCGTGAGCCTGGGCATCGTGGTGGGCAGTTGGTGGCCGGGCATCGACGAGGTACGCGTGGGGCCCAACCTGATGGTGCATCACCTGCAGGCCATCCTGCTCTTCGCCATCCCCAATGTGCTCTTCTGCGCCTGCATCATTTTCGCCGTGGCGGTGCTTCTGCGCAGCACCATGGCCGCCTTCATCACCGCGATCGCGTTGTTGGTGGGCTTCAGCATCGCGGGGGCGTTCACCAGCGACCTGGAGAACGAGTACATCGGTGCCATGGTCGATCCCTTTGGCGGATCAGCCTTTGAAATGGCCACCAAATACTGGACGGTGGAGGACAAGAACACGCAGGTTCTGCCCGCTGCCGGTGTGATGCTCTGGAACCGCCTGCTCTGGATCGCGGTGAGCGTGGGTGTCTTCCTTTTCGGCTTCTGGCGCTTCTCCTTCACGGACCGCGTGCAGAAAGCCAAGACCGCCGAGGTTGATGGCAACGGACAGTCCTCCTACGCGCATGTGCCCCTGCCCAAGGTGGCGCAACGCTTCGACGCCAGGGCGCGTCGCAGGTGGTTCACCTCCCTCTACTGGGGCGATGTGAAAGGCATCCTGAAAAGCACGCCCTTCATCCTCATCATGTCGCTGGGGCTGGTGCAGCTCTTCGTGTCCCTGGCCTTCGTTACCGAACTCTATGGCAACACCACCTACCCGGTCACCTACAACGTGGCCGATGCCATCCAGGGCGGGCTCTTCATCTACCTGATCATCATCGTCACCTTCTATGCCGGGCAATTGATATGGAAGGAGCGCGATCCACGCATCGACGGCATCACCAACGCGCTGCCCATGGCAACTGGCACAGGCCTGCTGGCCAAGTTCGCGGCACTCGTCACCGTCATTGTCGTGGTGATGTGCTTCGCCACGTTGGCGGGCATGGTCACCCAACTGCTGAACGGATATACGCGGCTGCAGCCCATGGTGTACCTCACCTACCTGATCATACCTACCACGCTCGGTTTCGCATTCTTCGCGGCCATGGCGATGTTCGTGCATGTCGTGGTGAACAACAAGTACCTGGGATACTTCGTGTTCATCCTGCTGGTGGTGCTGAACATCTTCGGGTGGAGCGCATTGGATGTGGAGTCGAACCTGGTACGGCTGAGTGGTTCCTCCGGGCTCACGTACTCGGACATGAACGGCTTCGGGCCCTACCTGCCGGGCTGGCTGTTCTTCCGCAGCTATTGGATGGTCTTCGCAGCGATCCTGTTGTTCGCGGCCTGGCTCTTCCTGGTGCGCGGCAACGATACCGCCATGCACTGGCGCTGGCACAATGCGAAACAGCGCTTCGCAATAGCCAAACTGCCCGGCATCGCGATGGTCCTGCTCTTCGGCGCAATGGCCGCCTTGGGCTACTACAACACCAAGGTGCTCAATGAATACACCACCAGCGACGAGCAGGAGCAACAGCAGGTGGACTACGAGAAGCAGTACAAACGCTTCCAAGGGATGGAGCAGCCGCACTACACGGCGGTGGAGTTCACCATCGACCTGGAGCCGGAGAACCGGGCCATGCGCTACACCGCCGCGATAACCCTGCGCAACAAGAGCGAGCGGCCCATTGACACCCTCTACCTGAGCCTGCCCGAGCGCATGCACCGGAACCCATCCGGCCTGCAGGTGGAGATACCCGGTGCGACCGTGGTCCTCGACGATGACTTCATGAAGCAGCGCATGTATCGCCTCTCACCGCCCCTCGCACCCGGCGCCGACCTGCGCCTCACGGTAAAGGGCGGCTATGCCGCCAAGGGCTTCGAGAACCGTGTGTCCTTCACCGGCATCGTGCAGAACGGCAGCTTCTTCAACAACATGGACCTCCTGCCGGTGATAGGCTACCAGGCCGACTTCGAGTTGAAGGACAAGAACGATCGCAAGAAGTACGAACTGCCACCCAACCGCCGCACCCCGCTGCTCACCGAGGATCCGGATCAACGCCGGCACAACTACCTCGTGCGCCACAGCGACTGGGTGGAGGTGAGCACCACCATCAGCACCGCGCCGGACCAGATCGCCATCGCGCCCGGCAGCCTGGTGAAGGAATGGACGGACAATGGCCGCCGCTTCTTCCGCTACGAAGTGGACCACCCCTCGCTGAACTTCTACAGCTTCATGAGCGCCCGTTATGAGGTGGCCCGCGAGAAACTCGGCGATGTGGACATCGAGGTGTACTACCACAAGGACCACGGGGTGAACGTGCCGCGCATGCTCAACAGCATGAAGCGGACGATCGCCTATGCCGGTGAGCGGTTCGGACCGTACAGGCACAAGCAGGCGCGCATCATCGAGTTCCCGCGCTACGCCAGCTTCGCGCAGGCCTTCCCCGGCACCATGCCCTACAGCGAGGCCATCGGCTTCATCACCGATCTGCGCAAGCCAGAGGACATCGACCCGGTGTTCTATGTGGTGGCGCACGAAGTGGGGCACCAGTGGTGGGCGCACCAGGTGATCGGTGCCGTGATGCAGGGTGCCACGCTGCTGAGCGAGAGCATGGCCCAGTACACCGCGCTCATGGTGATGGAGCAGGAGTACGGCCGGCCACACATGCGGAAGTTCATGAAGTACGAGGCCGACAAGTACCAGAACGCGCGCGGCAGCGAGGCCATCGGAGAATCGCCTTTGCTTACCGTGGAGAACCAGGGCTACATCCATTACAACAAGGGCAGCGTGATGCTCTATGGCCTGCGCGAGTTCCTCGGTGAGGAGGTGCTGAACCAAGCCTTCGCGCACATGGTGGACAGTTTCGGCTATGCCGAGCCACCCTACCCCACCTCGCTGGACATGTACCGCGCCATGCGGTCCATCACACCGGACAGCCTGCTGTACCTGCTGGACGACAACATCAAGCACATCACGTTGTACAACAACGCCGTGCAGGAGGCCAGGGCAAGCATGAACACCGACAGCAGCTGGACCGTGGAGGTGCTCATCACCGCCGCCAAGATGCACAGCGATTCCCTGGGCATGGAGACCGAAGCACCCATGAATGATTGGATGGACGTGGCCGTGATGCCCAAGATGCGTTTCGGCAAGGACAAGGAAATGAATGACATCCCCTTGGCGCGTCAACGGTTGAAACTGCGCACGGGAGAGAATCGGATCACCTTCCAAGTGAAGGAAAGACCCGGCTCCGTGGTGATCGATCCCGACCACCTGTTCTTCGACCGGCTGCCGGCGGACAACAGGAAGAAGGTGGAGGTGGCTGATGCAGGAACTTGA